The DNA sequence gataaaataaataagaagcaCAGTAAAAAGTATGTTCAGGTATTACGAGCTTTTAGACAGGAATAGATATTCCTTACCTGCAGATATCTGCCAGAAAGCTTCACCCGGAGATCAGTTACCACGTGAACACCACGATTTTAGCAGAAGCAATCCCCCCAAAGCAATCTTTGACCTCCCTTTTAAGAGGATTTAAGCTGCTTTATGTGGTAAGTTAGATTGAATATGATAATCACTTTGACTAGTAGGAGATAAATTTTCGATGGCTGtgattatttcttcaaattcaCAATTAACACATTTGTTTTCAGGatttgcaaaagtttttttaaacagttaagAATTTTATAAACCATATATAAAAGGAAGTTTTGGGATGCAAATATGTACAGCGGAATGTATTATTTACACTACAAGGTTTTCCTTTCCTAATATATATTCAGTCTATTTCATCTGCagattttactttttcagttGTTACTCTGTAATGTTGAAGGGGAATCTCTGTCGTCAAAAGGATTGAGATATCTCGATtcttacattttcaaacagttcatggtagcgaactgtagtagggagcgacccggctcaatagtaaacgaaactcttaaaaacggaattttgatgctaaaagctacatcaaaagaatcggattttcatgttgattttaaatatataagtttcatcaaatttagtcttcgtcatcaaaagttaagagcctgagaaaatttgccttattttggaaaatagggggaaacaccccagaAAATCATAGAATGTTAAAGGCAGTATAGTTTAATTTGCTTTTCTCTTACGAAAAAAAGAGCCCGGCACTCGACACACGGCAGGCTTCTAtctatggattctcattgttgcttgtcttctaaccgtagACGTGACCATCTTCCTGATGTAATGACGTCGCCACCGGTTCAATACAAtatccctgggaaaaatatgGTTTCTTTCTTGAAGTCCTGACCTATTTATATAGACTGTCAGACGTTGCTAAGTAGGGTATTAGATCAGTCTACAACAAAGTCATGGACAGATTCACATGACCAAGGTCGGccaaaagattattttttccataagaTTTAAGCCTGATTTTTGGTGGTTCCaaatcctatttcaaaagaacaCATAATTCTCCAACCTAAATTTATGGCTATACGCATCATTTCAGATTATAAATAGGGacagtaataattttttatgcatCATAACTATAAATCACATAGTCAGTTTAAATACTAAAGAcataaaacatttcaaatgaaGATAAAACACTATTGTGCAGGAGGGATAACAATTATCTGAGGGTGACGCACACACCCTGACCTTCTCCAAAAGTCTACAACATTCACAAGCGACACTTTTAACATTTTATGGCTCACTATAAGGGTTCTGTCATTTTTACCACCAAAACTCTTGCTGTTCAAATTCAGCCGTTGGGCTGCTTTATGAATAATAGCTCTTTCTTCAGAGGTAAACTCCGACGAGAACTTTATACTATTAGTTGTACCAGATCGGATATAGtcatttaaatatttgtaaacATCTTTTCTGAAGTGTTGTTGCTGTTGTGCTGTAAGTGCTGGGCCACCATTGAAGCCTAAACCACTACGTCCTAAAACAGTGACAACGTCAATGGGAGCTGCTATACCTTGTTCGTTTTTGCCCAGTCCACCACCCTGCCATCCGAGCATGCGAAGAAGTTTTTCCCCCATAGCAGTTCCTTCAGCTCCTTTAGACTCCTGTACACCTGTTAAATCCTCTTTTGAAATGTCACTCTCGGTTGTATCTAACTTGTATCGTACGGTATAATGATGCTTCTTTAGGTACCTGTAAGCATAATCGTATGTTAGATCatgaatattaattttagtGGCAAAAATAGCTGAAACTACTGGATGTTCCCCTATAAAAATCTCACATTTTTGCCCTTCCACAACTTTACTGACATTATGcagcattttcatttttgcaGTAAAAGCTGACCTGCTCAGTATTCCCATTGCGGTTTCAACAGCATTATTTGGCTTTTCcaattcaaaaataacaaaatctgtcaatttattagtagaaaaataatcaatctcaattaaagtattttcatttaaagtagtttctaataagttttttgGGAATATATCATGATCTCCAGAATCCTTGTATACAGTAAGTTCCTTACGTTTCTCATTAGAAGCTCCATAGTTTGGCTTGGATCTAGTGACTTTAGCTTCAGCAGCATTGTCAGCAGAGGCAAGGACTGGTTTAATTTTTCCTTGAGTTTTCGCCTGAAAATCTGTCAATATTCCACCTCCCATATCCAACAAAATTCTCATAAAATCAGCAGGGTAGGTACATCCAAGAAAGTGTACGTTCACAAGTGCACGAGATAGACACAGTAATCGATTGTTCGGACATTCACCCCAGTGCATTGTCAAAAACTTTTGCCGCATCTCCCATTGTTCGTTCGTTTCATATTTATCTCGTAATTTCCATACTTCTTCCATGGcctggaaataaaataaaaaatatgtaatcTCATGTCTTAATCTTGAAAGTTGTACCTTGGCATAGTGTCATGACATGCACCATAAATATGTTTCCAGTTTGCATAATAACTTTAGAGATTCTGAGCtgagaattaaaataaacaagattaatttttaaattaccagGTATGCTACAAAATACAAATCAAAAAGTAGAAATGTTCTCGCTAATACATTATAAACATTTTCGCATTTTATATAACAACTGCGAACTGAGagatgatttattttaaaattatcagCAATTTTTCTAGCTTCAATTCAAAAGCCAGATTTATTGTTAAAgccctaaaaaaataattgcactTTGCATAATGTACTTTGTTTTCGATTTGACACCATTATTAGGGGgtttggctatttttttttactatcggCTGTGTTGGTCATTGCTGCTACCACTGCAAACACAATATACAGCGttcagttcttttttaaatgtaacAGTGTTGAGTTCTACATGTAAATGCATCCACTTTCCTTGTgtttatttagttactattggCTGTTATCACATTTTCATAGGCTGCAGTTATCACTGCAACCATGACATATTTCAGttctataaaaattttcttattgttcaagccaagggataGTAAGTTTCTTTTATAGGGGTTTCTGCAAAGGCTGTTCTAATGGTGTACTTTgtttttttgatcatttttaggAGTTTTGAGCTATCTTTTCCTATGGGATATGTTTGTCTCTTGCTAGGTTGTAGCTTCCATTATAGCTGCAACCATGATCTTGATTATGAAAATGCATTCTTTGTAAAAAGAAATTGGTTttatcttaaaataatttttgttaatcaCTAAAGCAACTACATGTAGCAATGTCCTTTAAAATGGGCTATCAAATAGTCATCTATGGTGTTCCAGTGCCTAGCAAGTTGCAgagaaaaaaacggaaaaaaagatACTTTTGATCCAGAATATCGTGGTTCCAGTCACAttccttgtttttatattatatatatatatatatatatatatatatatataataagttgtctgtatatatatatatatatatatatatatatatatatatatatatatatatatatatatatatatatatatatatatctatatatataaaaataagttgtctgtgtgtggatacaaatgacgaccgggacaccgggacatagggaatataaatgacgaccgggacactcaaagagaaagcgactgggacacaaggaatgttcgattagcaatcaccatcaacaaagcaccgggacacaaatgacgaccgggacacagggaatataaatgacgaccaggacactcaaagggaaattacagaccgggacaccagaacacaaatgacgaccgggacaccgggaatataaatgacgaccgcgacactcaaagagaaattacagaatgggacacctggacacaaatgacgaccgggacacaggggaacaacaacaacggggacgccggg is a window from the Artemia franciscana chromosome 17, ASM3288406v1, whole genome shotgun sequence genome containing:
- the LOC136037883 gene encoding uncharacterized protein LOC136037883, whose protein sequence is MQELEKAMEEVWKLRDKYETNEQWEMRQKFLTMHWGECPNNRLLCLSRALVNVHFLGCTYPADFMRILLDMGGGILTDFQAKTQGKIKPVLASADNAAEAKVTRSKPNYGASNEKRKELTVYKDSGDHDIFPKNLLETTLNENTLIEIDYFSTNKLTDFVIFELEKPNNAVETAMGILSRSAFTAKMKMLHNVSKVVEGQKCEIFIGEHPVVSAIFATKINIHDLTYDYAYRYLKKHHYTVRYKLDTTESDISKEDLTGVQESKGAEGTAMGEKLLRMLGWQGGGLGKNEQGIAAPIDVVTVLGRSGLGFNGGPALTAQQQQHFRKDVYKYLNDYIRSGTTNSIKFSSEFTSEERAIIHKAAQRLNLNSKSFGGKNDRTLIVSHKMLKVSLVNVVDFWRRSGCVRHPQIIVIPPAQ